A window of the Verrucomicrobiota bacterium genome harbors these coding sequences:
- a CDS encoding nucleotide-binding protein, with protein sequence MPPSGKVFVVHGRNEVTRERVARYLEKLGLEPVILHEKPNAGRTIIEEFIDYSDASFAVILLTGDDVGRLASDPGDREKPRARQNVIMELGFFLGKLGRKNVCALYEPGVGIPSDYQGVLFVELDEHNGWKPLLARELKAAGIPFDENRMVNTE encoded by the coding sequence ATGCCGCCTAGCGGCAAGGTGTTCGTAGTCCATGGGCGCAACGAGGTCACTCGAGAAAGAGTAGCTCGTTACCTTGAGAAGCTCGGCCTAGAGCCTGTCATCCTTCACGAGAAGCCCAATGCAGGACGCACGATCATTGAGGAGTTCATCGACTATTCGGACGCCTCCTTTGCCGTCATCTTGCTGACCGGAGACGACGTTGGGAGGCTCGCATCGGACCCGGGCGACAGAGAGAAGCCCAGGGCGCGTCAGAATGTCATCATGGAGCTGGGATTCTTTCTCGGCAAGTTGGGGCGTAAGAACGTGTGTGCCCTCTACGAACCGGGCGTAGGCATTCCTTCAGACTATCAGGGCGTGCTCTTTGTCGAGCTCGATGAGCACAACGGCTGGAAGCCTCTCCTTGCCCGAGAGCTCAAGGCAGCCGGGATCCCCTTCGACGAGAATCGGATGGTGAACACTGAGTGA
- a CDS encoding TolC family protein yields MTRWIAAFVGCLVLVPLAALTAAQAAQGGADQPEGPQQITLTLDKALEIARAQNLTVLTALEDIKRTRGILREGYSSAYPRLTLDGSYTRTDPSSISSLETPEGSFTLGSDETYSYAFGLEQRVYAGGLVSGGIRAARDEKARVLEIVATTIQDIELQVRRDFYELLLAQELVLVRQEAVALFEENLRNAEARFQAGTVAKFEVTRAKVELANLQPPLIAAKNRVRLAEEALKKTLNVPFDTELTIEGKLDYTPTHFSLDALVDTALQFRHEIKAAELVAALRKINVTVEASTGRPDVRAFANYGGQTDTFGTSATDLTEGWNAGLRVSIPIFRGWGVAGRVDQARAEHGKALIALEDQRKVVELEVRRAFFNLENAAEVVASQQENVGQAEEAVHEAVAQLQAGEITQFELRDTQLSLTQARTNLKQAQHDYNVALFTLERAVGVRLTAPGSGE; encoded by the coding sequence ATGACCCGCTGGATAGCCGCGTTCGTCGGATGCCTCGTGCTGGTGCCCTTGGCCGCCCTTACGGCCGCCCAGGCGGCCCAGGGAGGCGCCGACCAGCCCGAAGGCCCGCAACAGATCACGCTGACGCTCGACAAGGCGCTCGAGATCGCCCGGGCGCAGAACCTGACGGTCCTCACCGCGCTCGAGGACATCAAACGCACGCGCGGCATCCTGCGCGAGGGGTATTCGAGCGCCTACCCGCGTCTCACGCTCGACGGCAGCTACACGCGCACGGACCCATCGAGCATCTCGTCCCTTGAGACGCCCGAAGGCTCGTTCACCTTGGGCAGTGACGAGACGTACAGCTACGCGTTCGGCCTCGAGCAGCGCGTCTACGCCGGCGGGTTGGTCTCCGGCGGCATCCGCGCCGCGCGCGATGAAAAGGCGCGCGTCCTCGAGATCGTCGCCACGACGATCCAGGACATCGAGCTCCAGGTCCGCCGCGACTTCTACGAGTTGCTGCTCGCCCAGGAGTTGGTGCTCGTCCGCCAGGAGGCCGTCGCGCTCTTCGAGGAGAACCTGCGCAATGCCGAGGCGCGGTTCCAGGCCGGCACGGTGGCCAAGTTCGAGGTCACACGCGCCAAGGTCGAGCTGGCCAACCTCCAGCCGCCGCTCATCGCCGCAAAAAACCGGGTCCGCCTCGCCGAGGAGGCGCTCAAGAAGACGCTCAACGTGCCGTTCGACACTGAGCTGACCATCGAGGGCAAGCTCGACTATACGCCGACACACTTCTCGCTCGATGCGCTGGTGGACACGGCGCTCCAGTTCCGCCACGAGATCAAGGCGGCCGAGCTGGTCGCCGCGTTGCGCAAGATCAACGTCACCGTCGAGGCCTCGACAGGGCGGCCCGACGTGCGCGCCTTCGCCAACTACGGCGGCCAGACCGACACCTTCGGCACGAGCGCCACCGATCTCACCGAGGGCTGGAACGCCGGGCTGCGCGTGAGTATCCCGATCTTCAGGGGCTGGGGCGTCGCCGGCCGGGTCGATCAAGCCCGCGCCGAACACGGCAAGGCGCTCATCGCGCTCGAGGACCAGCGCAAGGTCGTCGAGCTCGAAGTGCGCCGCGCGTTCTTCAACCTCGAGAACGCCGCCGAGGTCGTCGCCTCGCAGCAGGAGAACGTGGGCCAGGCCGAGGAAGCCGTCCACGAAGCCGTCGCCCAGCTCCAGGCCGGCGAGATCACCCAGTTCGAGTTGCGCGACACCCAGCTCAGCCTCACCCAGGCCCGCACCAACCTCAAACAAGCCCAACACGACTACAACGTGGCGCTGTTCACCCTCGAGCGCGCCGTCGGCGTGCGCCTCACCGCACCGGGGAGCGGGGAGTAG